A single region of the Glycine max cultivar Williams 82 chromosome 20, Glycine_max_v4.0, whole genome shotgun sequence genome encodes:
- the LOC100777589 gene encoding major facilitator superfamily domain-containing protein 12 produces MGNKAGLPVGYKGCQFHRVIKDFMIQAGDFVKVVNLSLYAVALIVFSVINGKTHDDVENQYCWIAYLSIFIGCCFVGVFHLATKEPRLKVDVHGMVHARISWDYWFKRILYYHVGPVYVLTRLVLNVSQAYLAFFVINDLQMAQSAKALVPALMQL; encoded by the exons ATGGGAAA CAAAGCAGGACTGCCGGTTGGTTACAAGGGTTGTCAATTTCATAGAGTGATTAAAGATTTTATGATTCAGGCTGGTGATTTTGTAAAG GTTGTCAACCTGAGCCTATATGCAGTTGCATTGATAGTATTCAGTGTCATCAATGGAAAAACAcatgatgatgttgaaaatcaG TACTGCTGGATTGCATATCTGTCAATTTTTATTGGATGTTGCTTTGTGGGCGTATTTCATCTTGCAACCAAAGAGCCCAG ATTGAAGGTGGATGTACATGGAATGGTTCATGCAAGGATTTCATGGGATTACTGGTTCAAGAGAATTCTATATTATCATGTTGGTCCTGTTTATGTTCTTACAAGATTGGTTCTCAACGTTTCACAG GCATACCTTGCTTTCTTTGTCATCAATGACCTACAAATGGCCCAATCAGCCAAAGCTTTG GTTCCTGCTCTCATGCAACTGTAG